In Zygosaccharomyces rouxii strain CBS732 chromosome D complete sequence, one DNA window encodes the following:
- the NMD2 gene encoding Nmd2p (similar to uniprot|P38798 Saccharomyces cerevisiae YHR077C NMD2 Protein involved in the nonsense-mediated mRNA decay (NMD) pathway interacts with Nam7p and Upf3p) codes for MDDERRLELSELNTRAWNGEEVFPLKQAKLDSSIKRNTGFIKKLKLGITKDSKASLLKDLSEVSLEKYLSEIINTTDEGLQNVPNKNDDVAAVVEVISGLHQRFNTRFTCELMALFLNHFACPQEDSISEKEASTRVSKMRTNVRIFTELYLVGIFNSLDNVTSKDALPVFLRKRLAKKESVLVSILKEVLSFNFNDGFSSSIATLFVKKFPQLFEENNLADKYIHDKDLKYLLQGIFKKFTEVVSARAVQLNKRTKKLIKEHQKCQIRTGKETDDFLEEYNATLPQYEKFKSAALVLTEFFKLDPPELNEEVEAQEDEAAKPSVITNATGVSPSQKVWENDEVRKFYEALPNIDEIHDQSLKNNADPAGDKVNNFFRELEEADTKEAIDHLSVLYWSENLDNKATRKRLMKFFIENKDWSKLRLYSRFFATNSKYFHELIEEFVNYVDSGFRSQLHSSKINVKNIIFFSEMVKFMQLPIYLIFHKIRTLIINLHVPNNIEILTVLFEHLGIFLINKPEYKAHMEKMMALLKEKKRDRQLSINLKGAMDNLITLVYPPSIKSLNASTKELSPEQQFYHILIRRELQSFEVGRVVKLLRRAHWKDETVRDTLFDLFVRPEELSYQNISIMAKVLSELYKYQRNFVITCIDELLEKVERGLEINDFTHSMHRVAEVRYLTELYSFALIKPNVLLDTMYLILKYGHNGKGSYLFSPNDIDEADNYFKIQLLSTMLLNLRRNTSMLSKKLPLFLRFYEYYTFTKEQPLPQETQFSLQTTFQKYEDEDGFERSSTLQESAVRLTSMVKSLSGAQGDVTKETSSTNLTKTNSGADSSEDESDDEDEEELSGVDDTVEDVEEEADGEEDESDEDDEESEEDEDGEDEDADSEDEDDSYRDVVADRDIEQKRMYDEYQAKLKDENERKMEDELEQQLQKMMQDSMDSRKNEKIASAKIPLVGANKTNSNFVAEPTETEGNEQESRIAGQQPKRVAFTFLNKSGKKTQSRTLRLPSNVDFVSGVLEEEERLKNEREKIKNIVLQRAFD; via the exons ATGGAT GATGAACGAAGGTTAGAGCTTAGCGAGCTTAACACCAGAGCGTGGAACGGAGAGGAAGTATTTCCCTTAAAGCAAGCCAAACTTGACTCCAGTATCAAGAGAAATACTGGTTTTATCAAGAAGTTAAAATTGGGTATTACGAAGGATTCAAAGGCATCATTGTTGAAAGATCTGAGCGAAGTatctttggaaaaatatcTTTCAGAGATCATTAATACAACCGATGAGGGCTTACAAAATGTACCTAACAAGAATGATGATGTAGCTGCAGTTGTTGAGGTGATTAGTGGCTTACACCAGAGATTCAATACTAGATTTACATGTGAGTTAATGGCACTATTTTTGAACCATTTTGCATGTCCACAGGAGGATTCTATTTCTGAGAAAGAAGCATCTACTCGTGTGAGCAAAATGAGGACCAACGTTCGAATTTTTACAGAGTTGTACCTCGTGGGTATATTCAACTCCCTGGACAACGTAACTTCAAAGGATGCCCTACCGGTTTTTCTGAGGAAAAGATTGGCTAAAAAAGAATCAGTTTTGGTGAGTATCCTAAAGGAAGTCTTAAGTTTTAACTTTAACGATGGATTCTCTTCTAGCATTGCGACTCTTTTTGTGAAGAAATTCCCACAACTgtttgaagaaaacaatTTAGCAGATAAATACATCCATGAcaaggatttgaaatactTGCTTCAAGggattttcaaaaaatttaccGAAGTTGTATCTGCCAGGGCTGTACAGTTGAATAAAAGgaccaagaaattgatcaaagaacATCAAAAATGTCAAATTCGTACAGGTAAGGAAACAGATGATTTCTTGGAAGAGTACAATGCGACTCTACCACAgtatgaaaaattcaaaagtgCAGCTTTAGTCCTTACGgagtttttcaaattagatCCTCCAGAATTAAACGAAGAAGTCGAAGCACAGGAGGATGAAGCCGCTAAACCATCTGTAATTACAAATGCAACGGGTGTCTCTCCAAGTCAAAAAGTTTgggaaaatgatgaagttaGAAAATTTTACGAAGCTTTGCCCAacattgatgaaattcatGATCAGTCCCTTAAAAACAATGCTGATCCTGCGGGTGATAAAgtgaacaatttctttagaGAATTGGAGGAAGCTGACACGAAGGAGGCTATTGATCATTTGTCCGTATTGTACTGGTCTGAAAATCTGGACAATAAGGCAACTAGGAAACggttgatgaaatttttcattgaaaacAAAGATTGGAGTAAATTAAGACTATACTCTCGATTCTTTGCCACTAATTCGAAGTACTTCCACGAATTGATAGAAGAATTTGTGAATTATGTGGACAGCGGATTCCGTAGTCAATTGCACTCTAGCAAGATAAATGTGAAGAAtattatctttttttctgagatggtaaaattcatgCAATTGCCAATCTACCTCATTTTCCACAAAATAAGAACGTTGATAATCAACCTCCATGTACCGAATAATATCGAAATCTTAACGGTGTTATTTGAGCATTTGGGTATCTTTCTAATCAACAAGCCAGAGTACAAGGCTCACATGGAGAAGATGATGGCAttattgaaagagaagaaaagagataGACAACTCAGCATAAATTTAAAAGGTGCCATGGACAATTTAATAACTTTGGTGTACCCACCTTCGATTAAGTCTCTAAACGCATCTACCAAGGAACTCTCACCTGAGCAGCAATTCTATCATATTCTTATTAGGAGAGAATTGCAAAGTTTCGAAGTGGGACGTGTGGTCAAATTGCTGCGTAGGGCCCATTGGAAGGATGAAACTGTCAGAGATACACTTTTCGATCTCTTTGTAAGACCAGAGGAGTTGTCTTACCAAAATATATCCATTATGGCCAAAGTGTTGAGTGAACTGTACAAATACCAAAGGAATTTCGTCATAACCTGTATCGATgaattgttggaaaaaGTTGAAAGAGGGTTGGAGATTAACGATTTCACGCACAGCATGCATAGGGTTGCGGAAGTTAGATATTTAACAGAGCTTTACAGTTTTGCGTTGATTAAACCCAATGTCCTTTTGGATACCATGTATctcattttgaaatatggGCATAACGGCAAGGGATCTTATCTGTTCAGCCCCAATGacattgatgaagctgataATTATTTCAAGATTCAATTGTTGTCGACCATGCTATTAAATCTACGAAGAAACACTTCCATGTTGAGTAAGAAACTACCGCTTTTCTTGCGTTTCTATGAGTATTATACTTTCACGAAGGAGCAGCCCCTGCCACAAGAGACACAGTTCAGCTTACAGACCACTTTCCAAAAATACGAGGACGAAGATGGCTTTGAAAGATCTAGTACCTTGCAAGAGAGTGCTGTAAGACTAACCTCCATGGTGAAGTCATTGAGTGGCGCACAAGGCGATGTGACAAAGGAAACTTCAAGCACCAATTTGACGAAGACCAATTCGGGAGCAGACTCTTCTGAAGACGAAAGTGACGACGAGGACGAAGAGGAATTGAGTGGAGTAGATGATACTGTAGAAGACGTAGAGGAGGAAGCTGACGgcgaagaagatgaaagtgatgaagatgacgaagaaagcgaagaagacgaagatggtgaagatgaagacgcagatagtgaagatgaggacGATAGCTATAGAGACGTTGTGGCTGACAGAGATATTGAGCAGAAGAGAATGTATGATGAATACCAAGCTAAATTaaaggatgaaaatgaGCGTAAAATGGAAGACGAGTTGGAGCAACAATtgcagaagatgatgcaGGATTCTATGGACTCGAGAAAGAATGAGAAAATCGCAAGTGCCAAGATTCCTCTGGTCGGCGCGAATAAAACTAATTCCAACTTTGTTGCCGAGCCGACGGAAACTGAAGGCAATGAACAGGAGTCTCGCATTGCAGGCCAACAGCCTAAGCGGGTCGCCTTTACCTTCTTAAACAAGTCCGGTAAGAAAACGCAGTCGCGTACGCTAAGATTACCATCCAACGTGGATTTTGTATCGGGAGTGCttgaagaggaggaaagaTTGAAGAATGAGCGTgagaagatcaagaacaTCGTTTTGCAAAGGGCATTTGACTAA
- the TIM11 gene encoding F1F0 ATP synthase subunit e (similar to uniprot|P81449 Saccharomyces cerevisiae YDR322C-A TIM11 Subunit e of mitochondrial F1F0-ATPase): protein MSTANVLRYSALGLGVFFGLKNDMGNKKTASQKAADDAFQAKLKLVDEARAEYGRLHNPAPTTQSKEINLEDPNLDIGAAILQAVDSLGSN, encoded by the coding sequence ATGTCTACTGCTAACGTTTTGAGATACTCTGCCCTGGGATTGGGTGTTTTCTTTGGCTTGAAGAACGACATGGGAAACAAGAAGACTGCCTCCCAAAAGGCTGCTGATGACGCTTTCCAAGCTAAATTGAAGCTCGTGGACGAGGCCCGTGCAGAATACGGCAGATTACATAACCCTGCTCCTACCACCCAATCcaaagaaatcaatttggaagatccaAACTTGGATATTGGTGCTGCCATCTTGCAGGCTGTCGACTCTCTAGGCtccaattga
- the PTC7 gene encoding type 2C protein phosphatase PTC7 (similar to uniprot|P38797 Saccharomyces cerevisiae YHR076W PTC7 Mitochondrially localized type 2C protein phosphatase expression induced by growth on ethanol and by sustained osmotic stress possible role in carbon source utilization in low oxygen environments) yields the protein MFAKAGLRPIYGSTARGAARRPFLGRQWQGMLWMLVLITSIIVGWSLIHVDFAVYGQLRRGFFSGKGSWGWQSGTSSTVPQDGSQQFNYKAVVAFQPKDRDDPVYKALAGKFSPTGEDNYFIRSVNPTEFYAGVADGVGGWAEHGYDSSAISRELCSAMSEFALSVGVPPKKLIELGYDKIQKEGTVQVGGTTAIVAHFTPEGKLQVANLGDSWCGVFRNDQLAFQTKYQTVGFNAPYQLAIVPEQMVKEAERRGGSYIRNQPADADEYTFQLEKGDIVFLATDGVTDNVATEDMELFLKDNQSLVGSDLQKASQEFVDKTVQLSKDPDFPSVFAQEVSRLTGQRYMGGKEDDITLVVVKVE from the coding sequence ATGTTTGCAAAAGCTGGCTTAAGACCTATTTACGGAAGTACAGCTCGAGGAGCGGCTCGTAGACCCTTCTTGGGCCGTCAATGGCAAGGTATGTTATGGATGTTGGTATTGATTACAAGTATAATAGTAGGATGGTCACTAATTCATGTGGATTTTGCAGTATACGGACAATTGCGCCGAGGCTTTTTCTCTGGCAAAGGTTCTTGGGGTTGGCAGAGTGGTACAAGTTCAACAGTCCCGCAGGATGGATCCCAACAGTTTAATTACAAGGCAGTGGTGGCATTTCAGCCAAAGGATAGGGATGATCCCGTTTATAAGGCTCTTGCCGGGAAGTTCTCCCCCACGGGTGAGGACAATTATTTTATTAGAAGCGTAAATCCTACGGAGTTTTATGCCGGAGTTGCAGATGGAGTTGGAGGCTGGGCGGAACACGGATATGATTCAAGTGCGATTTCAAGGGAGTTGTGCAGTGCAATGAGTGAATTTGCACTGTCTGTGGGGGTCCCACCAAAGAAGTTGATTGAATTAGGGTACGATAAGATCCAAAAGGAGGGTACAGTACAGGTGGGCGGCACAACCGCCATAGTGGCACATTTCACACCAGAGGGTAAGTTGCAAGTGGCTAACTTAGGCGATTCGTGGTGCGGTGTCTTCAGAAACGATCAATTGGCCTTCCAAACTAAATATCAAACTGTCGGGTTTAACGCCCCTTACCAGCTAGCGATTGTTCCTGAACAAATGGTGAAAGAAGCTGAAAGACGCGGTGGTAGCTACATTAGAAACCAGCCTGCAGATGCCGACGAATATACGTTCCAATTGGAGAAAGGCGATATCGTTTTTCTAGCCACGGATGGTGTCACCGATAACGTCGCCACGGAAGACATGGAGTTATTCCTGAAGGACAACCAGTCTTTGGTGGGGTCGGATTTGCAGAAGGCATCGCAAGAATTCGTCGACAAGACTGTCCAACTCAGTAAGGACCCGGACTTTCCCTCAGTTTTCGCACAGGAAGTGTCTAGATTAACCGGACAAAGGTACATGGGCGGCAAGGAAGACGATATTACGCTAGTCGTCGTGAAAGTCGAATAG
- a CDS encoding uncharacterized protein (similar to uniprot|P38799 Saccharomyces cerevisiae YHR078W Hypothetical ORF): MGDVLMVIGLILTSLLTYHWSYGRLWFLVDSLFEAIVAPASTGTMEKIPQLEIDDNHFLYKLYANYSVSSTKILKAMRIIFSMAMVSYVVTIEIVLWQIKSADAKQQANFISTWIWPLVSLVLSVLLILVQPFFALMMFLNKFFDDKMDMDGLIIVTSGVLLVIMTALNFTTIGPFKYTENILTKLSIVGITVMAMLSAVASVSTLYYTYTTLRSRIKYSSADHSQKVFDDNSTGTLLWYADDMVIKKIEEYQKHMDESIKILTRLDKEHGGKESPMRVQLIDKIGWYQLELGQLEGRLREPKMMQTTKKAFQLSFLLYCFQKIVMTFTKRIPLIITDFMRGRQYSQLEENSLGADPLAITIANILDIIFFRFNYQHDLDALTRQISLIISTSLFVCSFSTVATTISYMIALLPTRFRILAMYAIHSGESPSELPQFKKGVKESHYCKTPSIIKNLFVSELSGVYVVATILTIRSNLPFDVSQKVNELLGERFTVPNVVIDSWFEMIYALFCIFTIIGIKAVEWTLLE; this comes from the coding sequence ATGGGAGATGTTTTGATGGTTATTGGGCTAATATTGACTTCTCTATTGACGTACCATTGGTCATACGGTAGGTTATGGTTCCTAGTGGATTCTCTATTCGAAGCTATTGTAGCTCCTGCTAGCACTGGTACTATGGAGAAGATTCCTCAATTAGAGATTGATGATAACCACTTTCTCTATAAATTGTATGCTAATTACTCTGTCTCCTCaaccaagattttgaaagcGATGAGAATCATCTTTTCAATGGCTATGGTCAGTTATGTGGTAACCATTGAGATTGTATTATGGCAAATTAAGAGTGCAGATGCGAAGCAGCAGGCGAATTTTATTTCTACATGGATTTGGCCCCTTGTTTCATTGGTTTTATCTGTTTTACTGATTCTAGTTCAGCCTTTCTTTGCACTTATGATGTTTTTAAACAAGTTCTTTGATGATAAAATGGATATGGATGGTCTCATTATTGTTACCAGTGGAGTTCTACTTGTTATAATGACGGCATTAAATTTTACCACGATTGGTCCCTTCAAATATACGGAAAAcattttgaccaaattgTCCATTGTGGGAATTACGGTAATGGCCATGTTATCAGCAGTTGCATCAGTATCTACCTTGTACTACACCTATACTACACTGAGAAGTAGAATAAAATATTCTAGCGCCGATCATTCACAAAAGGTTTTCGATGATAACAGTACTGGGACTCTTCTTTGGTATGCCGATGATATGGTaattaaaaaaatagaaGAGTACCAAAAACACATGGATGAAAGTATTAAAATATTGACTAGACTTGACAAGGAACATGGCGGTAAAGAATCACCAATGAGAGTGCAGTTAATAGATAAAATTGGTTGGTACCAATTAGAATTGGGACAGTTAGAAGGCAGGCTGCGCGAACCAAAGATGATGCAAACCACCAAAAAGGCATTCCAACTTTCCTTTCTGTTGtattgttttcaaaaaattgttatgACATTTACTAAGAGAATTCCATTGATTATAACAGATTTTATGAGAGGCCGCCAATACAGTCAATTGGAGGAAAACAGTTTAGGGGCTGATCCTTTGGCCATTACAATTGCCAATATATTAGACATAATATTTTTCCGCTTCAATTATCAGCACGATTTGGATGCATTGACGAGACAGATTTCATTAATTATTTCCACCTCACTCTTTGTATGCTCTTTCTCTACTGTGGCTACTACGATTTCATATATGATAGCGCTGTTACCGACAAGGTTCCGCATTTTAGCAATGTATGCTATTCACAGTGGTGAAAGTCCAAGCGAATTACCTCAATTTAAGAAAGGCGTGAAAGAGTCTCATTACTGCAAAACACCGTCCATCATTAAAAACTTATTTGTATCTGAATTAAGTGGTGTCTATGTTGTAGCCACCATTCTGACTATTCGCTCAAATCTGCCTTTTGATGTCTCTCAGAAGGTCAATGAACTCCTAGGTGAGCGATTCACCGTTCCCAACGTGGTCATTGACTCATGGTTTGAAATGATATATGCCCTTTTTTGCATTTTCACCATTATTGGTATTAAAGCCGTCGAATGGACACTTTTGGAGTAG
- the MRPL35 gene encoding mitochondrial 54S ribosomal protein mL38 (similar to uniprot|Q06678 Saccharomyces cerevisiae YDR322W MRPL35 Mitochondrial ribosomal protein of the large subunit) — protein sequence MLRRSLSTSTRLQSSKVWSDFSGSRPQSFSIPSAQIKRSILEGTPASGPPSIKRRFNRVKYTPPEHIDETFKLCYDFVESKAAQVYEKASKAQTVEEKEKLLAEAELHNPEVQYNFQYHDKLENDPRIIDYEQPVYRLLGKQHWESYGQMLLMQRLESLAVIPDTLPTLVPRTEVNIRFPFSTGINKWVEPGEILSTNATSLPPVFKIQEYEPVDPNTQYTILVVNPDEPDLANDTFTTTLSYGLANVKVSYNDNLVDSRKFDQSNVLVDYLPPVPEKNVGNQRFAVWVFRQRHPVEQPSGQLSRDNFDIRSFAKTQGLIPVGAHVWRSHWDSQADTIRAKYGLPAGRIFSRIRT from the coding sequence ATGCTTCGTAGATCGCTGTCCACATCTACCAGACTGCAAAGTTCCAAAGTCTGGTCGGATTTCAGTGGCTCCAGGCCCCAATCGTTTTCCATACCATCTGCACAGATCAAGAGATCCATTCTGGAAGGCACACCTGCAAGTGGCCCTCCATCAATCAAGAGAAGGTTTAACAGGGTGAAATACACACCCCCAGAACACATCGATGAGACTTTCAAGCTGTGTTACGACTTCGTAGAGTCTAAGGCGGCTCAAGTCTACGAAAAGGCTTCAAAGGCCCAAACTGtcgaagaaaaggaaaaactaCTCGCTGAAGCTGAACTGCATAACCCTGAAGTCCAGTACAACTTCCAATACCACGACAAACTCGAAAACGACCCTCGCATAATCGATTATGAGCAACCGGTTTACAGATTACTTGGTAAGCAGCATTGGGAATCCTACGGTCAAATGCTACTCATGCAGAGATTGGAATCCCTTGCTGTGATTCCTGACACTCTACCCACTTTGGTTCCACGCACAGAGGTTAACATAAGGTTCCCATTTTCTACCGGTATAAACAAGTGGGTCGAGCCGGGCGAAATTCTTTCTACAAACGCTACTTCATTACCGCCAGTGTTCAAAATCCAGGAGTACGAACCAGTGGACCCTAATACACAGTACACCATCCTTGTGGTAAACCCAGACGAGCCTGATCTGGCAAACGATACTTTTACCACCACCCTAAGTTACGGGTTGGCAAACGTGAAGGTCAGTTACAACGACAATTTGGTCGATTCGAGAAAATTTGACCAGTCTAATGTCCTAGTGGATTACTTACCCCCCGTGCCAGAGAAAAACGTTGGCAACCAGCGCTTTGCAGTTTGGGTCTTTAGACAGCGTCATCCTGTGGAGCAACCCTCGGGCCAGCTGTCTCGGGACAATTTCGATATCAGATCTTTCGCCAAAACTCAGGGTTTAATTCCAGTGGGAGCCCACGTCTGGAGAAGTCACTGGGATTCTCAAGCCGACACTATCAGGGCCAAATACGGTTTACCAGCAGGTCGTATCTTTAGCAGAATCCGCACCTAA
- the PEP7 gene encoding phosphatidylinositol-3-phosphate binding protein (similar to uniprot|P32609 Saccharomyces cerevisiae YDR323C PEP7 Multivalent adaptor protein that facilitates vesicle-mediated vacuolar protein sorting by ensuring high-fidelity vesicle docking and fusion which are essential for targeting of vesicles to the endosome required for vacuole inheritance) — protein MDKEGGGNSSGGRQQSGKVTNISCPVCGESIEGLTKLNNHLDIDHGFDNGSPEVQKRNSKNPKTSKVQQIVKNHWQRPDSYGRAVCQECGSSSKKSNAFINCRKCGLIYCNLHCKNIIKLNTDAQYDPLHGKWYACCYRCFSERPGYNDYGSFVDKTSSFIGLRETKNEDKRLRLLQLENRLVRLVNGIASIHAKCKSSILMSFTMRNEASELERTVTPWRNDRGVLDCSVCFKPFGLTLWKHHCRLCGNIVCNRDETGCSSEISLQHLVNAAKDLPYQQKVSDLAEIDHSIRLCYKCIRSLYGERKFKKDLQKPKPQLLSLCESLESTSKLITDTISHMEKFMIRMDDSKIAEQIPKEEDMTESKKMRTKLLRSVAMYNSLARQVSRITPANPTEAKIKRSVQVASSTFINEKILSLKRVPGMIDDSPRTSSPIREPDKVKSTDLLFNNLTISEVKKYREELMVLKEQKFLVESMIEEAKKQRKFDEVATLSTNLNELSEQIATTQGNLGEQGFT, from the coding sequence ATGGATAAAGAAGGAGGTGGTAATAGCAGTGGTGGAAGGCAGCAAAGTGGTAAAGTTACCAATATAAGCTGTCCGGTATGTGGGGAATCCATAGAAGGTTTAACGAAATTAAATAACCACTTAGATATAGATCATGGGTTTGATAATGGATCACCAGAGGTACAGAAGAGGAATAGTAAGAATCCAAAGACGTCTAAAGTACAGCAGATTGTTAAAAATCACTGGCAGAGACCTGATTCTTACGGTAGAGCCGTCTGTCAAGAGTGTGGGTCTTCTTCTAAGAAGTCTAATGCGTTCATCAATTGCAGGAAATGTGGACTAATATACTGTAATTTGCACTGCAAGAATATTATCAAACTTAATACGGACGCTCAGTATGATCCCTTACATGGAAAGTGGTATGCATGCTGTTATCGATGCTTTAGTGAGAGACCAGGATATAACGATTATGGGAGCTTTGTCGATAAAACAAGTTCCTTTATTGGATTACGGGAGACCaaaaatgaagataaaAGATTACGATTATTACAGTTGGAAAATAGACTTGTCAGATTAGTGAATGGAATAGCAAGTATTCATGCAAAATGCAAATCCAGTATTTTAATGAGTTTTACTATGCGTAACGAGGCATCGGAATTGGAACGAACTGTAACGCCATGGAGAAATGATAGAGGCGTGCTTGATTGTTCCGTTTGTTTTAAACCATTTGGATTAACCCTTTGGAAACACCATTGTCGATTATGTGGGAATATCGTTTGCAATCGTGATGAAACAGGTTGCTCTAGCGAAATTTCACTTCAACATCTAGTTAATGCCGCTAAGGATTTACCTTACCAACAAAAGGTTTCTGATCTTGctgaaattgatcattCGATAAGGTTATGTTATAAATGCATAAGGAGTTTATATGGGGAGAGAAAATTTAAGAAGGACCTACAAAAACCTAAACCGCAGCTTCTATCGTTATGTGAGAGCTTAGAAAGCACCTCCAAACTAATAACTGATACGATCTCTCACATGGAGAAGTTCATGATAAGGATGGATGATTCCAAGATTGCAGAACAGATACCGAAAGAGGAGGATATGACGGAATCGAAAAAAATGAGAACTAAACTGTTGAGATCTGTAGCCATGTACAACAGTTTAGCGAGACAAGTATCTAGAATTACTCCTGCTAACCCCACAGAGGCTAAGATTAAAAGATCTGTGCAAGTTGCATCATCTAcatttatcaatgaaaaaattctaaGCTTAAAGAGAGTACCAGGAATGATTGATGATTCTCCCAGAACTAGTTCTCCAATAAGAGAACCTGATAAAGTCAAGAGCACAGATTTATTatttaacaatttgacCATATcagaagtgaaaaagtacagagaagaattgatgGTATTAAAAGAGCAGAAATTTCTAGTGGAATCCATGATAGAAGAGGCTAAGAAGCAGCGAAAATTTGACGAAGTGGCCACATTATCTACTAATTTAAATGAGCTCTCAGAACAAATTGCAACGACTCAAGGTAACCTGGGAGAGCAAGGTTTCACATAA